The following proteins are co-located in the Patescibacteria group bacterium genome:
- a CDS encoding thioredoxin domain-containing protein: protein MPEEHFFTAHTSARLTFIVGIVIGMVIMTATGFGFFAYVFSGGEITSYAIAPLDTESQILTEPITQVIEQTSTDISGADNQIFGAKENYTITLVQYVDYECRFCKKFFPDVVALTNDHSDSVRLIIKQYPLVQIHPRAKAASSAATCAAAQNKLLEYSTALYEHQADLSSDVLLSLAKDQQLDESQFKTCLTSSATLKQLESDAQEAKILGIKTQPNLLIINNNGDKQLIDGYVNKDYLVGVLGL from the coding sequence ATGCCCGAAGAGCATTTTTTTACCGCCCACACTAGTGCCCGTTTAACCTTTATTGTTGGCATTGTGATTGGTATGGTGATAATGACGGCTACCGGGTTTGGTTTTTTTGCCTATGTGTTTTCGGGTGGTGAAATAACAAGTTATGCTATTGCGCCGTTAGATACGGAGAGTCAAATTCTCACCGAACCAATCACTCAAGTAATTGAACAAACCTCGACAGACATTTCTGGTGCTGACAACCAAATTTTTGGTGCCAAAGAAAATTACACTATCACGCTGGTACAATATGTTGATTATGAATGTCGCTTCTGTAAAAAGTTTTTTCCGGATGTCGTGGCTTTAACCAATGACCATAGTGATTCAGTCCGGTTAATAATAAAACAGTATCCACTGGTACAAATTCATCCTCGAGCCAAAGCGGCTAGTAGTGCAGCCACCTGTGCCGCTGCCCAAAATAAACTACTTGAGTACAGTACCGCCCTGTATGAACACCAAGCTGATTTATCCAGTGATGTTTTATTATCTTTAGCTAAAGACCAACAGTTAGATGAAAGTCAATTTAAAACTTGTCTCACTAGTAGTGCTACACTAAAACAATTAGAATCCGATGCTCAGGAGGCAAAAATTTTGGGTATTAAAACCCAACCGAATTTATTGATTATTAATAATAATGGCGATAAACAATTAATTGATGGTTACGTCAATAAAGATTATTTAGTGGGTGTGTTAGGCTTGTAA
- a CDS encoding ribulose-phosphate 3-epimerase, with protein MITVLPAILEKDVATIQQRVNAVVGLAPEIHLDIMDGEFVPNVTVNDPAILEQIDWKGLRVSLHLMIRHPELSIRRWAQSMVSSIVVHREAVNNMDNIIELIHGLDKQCGVALNPHTPSYDVIDYLEKLDLVMIMGVEPGFAAQGFNSDVLEKIKYLHTQKPNLPIAVDGGVNDQSKPSIVKAGANILCANSYLFKANDIATAYASLR; from the coding sequence ATGATTACAGTTTTACCAGCCATTTTAGAAAAAGATGTCGCCACGATTCAACAACGGGTTAATGCCGTGGTGGGCTTAGCTCCAGAAATTCATTTAGATATTATGGATGGTGAATTTGTTCCTAATGTGACTGTTAATGATCCGGCTATACTGGAACAAATAGATTGGAAAGGTTTACGTGTCTCGTTACATTTAATGATCCGTCATCCGGAATTGTCGATTCGGCGATGGGCGCAATCGATGGTATCTAGCATTGTGGTGCACCGTGAAGCAGTTAATAATATGGATAATATTATTGAGTTGATTCATGGTTTAGATAAACAATGTGGAGTAGCTCTTAACCCCCATACTCCTAGTTATGATGTAATTGATTATCTTGAGAAGCTTGATTTAGTGATGATTATGGGTGTAGAACCGGGTTTTGCCGCCCAAGGTTTTAACAGTGATGTTTTAGAAAAAATCAAATATCTACACACCCAAAAACCGAATTTACCAATTGCCGTGGATGGTGGTGTGAATGATCAATCGAAACCCAGTATAGTCAAAGCCGGAGCTAATATTTTATGTGCTAATAGTTATTTATTTAAAGCTAACGATATCGCAACCGCCTATGCATCCCTTAGATAA
- the rhuM gene encoding RhuM family protein produces MKNNKQIIKQNTFSKFLLYTTPNGKVKVEIFLHDENIWLTQMKIAKLFGVERSVITKHLQNIFKEGELNKVATCAKIAQVQNEGKRQVTRDVEFYNLDAIISVGYRVNSVMATNFRIWATERLKEYIIKGFTMDDERLKNPNTIFGQDYFEEQLARIRDIRSSERRFNERNILEDNGKISHEVAVVSAESEYEKYRKKQDKNYISDFDRAAKKLMNNKFNNKNNR; encoded by the coding sequence ATGAAAAACAACAAGCAGATTATTAAACAAAACACCTTTTCGAAGTTTTTATTATACACTACGCCAAATGGCAAAGTTAAGGTGGAGATATTTTTGCATGATGAGAATATCTGGCTGACACAAATGAAGATAGCCAAGTTATTCGGAGTAGAAAGAAGTGTTATTACTAAGCATCTACAAAATATATTTAAGGAGGGTGAGCTTAATAAAGTAGCAACCTGTGCAAAAATTGCACAGGTTCAAAATGAAGGCAAAAGACAAGTAACAAGGGATGTTGAGTTTTATAATTTAGATGCGATTATATCTGTTGGATACAGAGTAAACAGTGTCATGGCCACTAATTTTAGAATTTGGGCGACTGAACGTCTCAAAGAATATATCATCAAGGGTTTTACCATGGACGATGAACGATTAAAAAACCCAAATACTATTTTTGGTCAAGATTATTTTGAAGAACAACTGGCTCGCATCAGAGATATTAGAAGTAGTGAAAGACGATTTAATGAAAGGAATATTTTAGAAGACAATGGAAAAATTAGTCATGAAGTAGCAGTAGTTTCTGCAGAAAGCGAATACGAAAAATATCGTAAAAAACAAGACAAAAATTATATATCTGATTTTGATCGAGCAGCGAAGAAACTTATGAACAATAAATTTAATAACAAAAATAACAGGTAA
- a CDS encoding thioredoxin domain-containing protein produces the protein MWYHSFGKVLALVILVFILLTGLLFGLLVFAQYRNLQKPVTQNTNTITNNNLYVAPDADDDPSLGSPAAKVTIIAFEDFQCPFCKEAEAALTTTLNKYSNDIYFVYRDFPLYTIHLQGRAAAQAGECADEQGQFWVWHDIAYANQSALTQAPLIFSTWAQQAGLDVTKFNTCITNDTYKNEVQKDIDEGFLAGVSATPTWFVNGKKYEGVLTEQQWSDIIEAAIIQP, from the coding sequence ATGTGGTATCATAGTTTTGGAAAAGTATTAGCCTTAGTTATACTGGTGTTTATTTTACTGACTGGTTTATTATTTGGTTTATTGGTGTTTGCGCAATATCGAAATTTACAAAAACCAGTGACTCAAAATACCAACACTATTACCAATAATAATTTATATGTCGCTCCCGATGCCGATGATGATCCGTCGCTCGGTAGTCCAGCGGCTAAAGTAACCATCATTGCTTTTGAGGATTTTCAATGTCCCTTTTGTAAAGAAGCTGAAGCCGCTCTCACAACTACCTTAAACAAATATTCTAACGATATCTATTTTGTCTATCGTGACTTTCCACTTTATACCATTCATTTACAAGGTCGAGCTGCGGCGCAGGCGGGGGAATGTGCCGATGAGCAAGGTCAGTTTTGGGTTTGGCACGACATAGCCTATGCTAATCAATCGGCTCTGACGCAAGCGCCATTAATATTTTCCACATGGGCACAGCAAGCTGGATTAGACGTTACCAAATTTAATACCTGTATCACTAACGATACATATAAAAATGAGGTGCAGAAGGATATTGATGAAGGTTTTCTGGCTGGCGTTAGCGCTACTCCCACTTGGTTTGTGAATGGTAAAAAATATGAAGGCGTGTTAACCGAGCAGCAGTGGTCGGATATTATTGAGGCTGCTATAATCCAACCATGA
- a CDS encoding DUF4147 domain-containing protein: protein MEKNYPIKLLKQLAQATLRALQPEQMVKVNLPKLGVYKHIYVIGAGKATFGMAVQINKMLGKKITAGYINVPGNSQQAIGKIIVQTGSHPFPDQNTVQASNNILKLVRSAGKNDLVIGLWSGGGSSLFTIPRAGITLPQQVELTKKLMRAGADIIELNTVRKHISQVKGGQLAAVCSAAMLNLIISDVIGDPLDVIASGPTVADASTTKQARQILKKYHIYNKPLEKIILLETPKKINSKKVKNILIGSNKIALNYLVKLAKQKQITPVIITDRLSGEARIVAKRLCRYAKKIQAIKQLPVLLLAGGETTVTVKGNGYGGRNQELVLAALPHLAPGISLLSLATDGVDGFTPKPVAAAFGTFIGGKDAINRVFTTNKFLDNHDSYTILNKLHQLLFTGPTGTNVGDIVLLLVEKPPVL from the coding sequence GTGGAAAAAAATTACCCAATCAAGTTGCTTAAACAGTTAGCTCAAGCAACTTTACGAGCTTTGCAGCCTGAGCAAATGGTTAAGGTTAATTTACCAAAATTAGGTGTTTATAAACATATTTATGTCATTGGTGCCGGTAAGGCCACTTTTGGCATGGCGGTACAAATTAATAAAATGCTCGGCAAAAAGATTACCGCCGGTTATATAAATGTACCAGGCAATAGCCAACAGGCAATAGGGAAAATTATTGTACAGACGGGGTCACATCCGTTTCCAGATCAAAATACAGTACAAGCTAGTAACAATATATTGAAATTAGTACGATCTGCTGGAAAAAATGATTTAGTAATTGGCTTGTGGAGTGGGGGAGGGTCGAGTTTGTTTACTATTCCGCGGGCAGGTATCACTTTGCCACAACAAGTTGAACTCACTAAAAAATTAATGAGAGCCGGGGCGGATATTATTGAGTTGAACACTGTGCGTAAACATATTTCACAGGTTAAAGGTGGGCAATTAGCCGCAGTGTGTTCTGCAGCGATGTTGAATTTGATTATTTCTGACGTGATTGGTGACCCGCTAGATGTTATCGCCTCAGGCCCTACCGTGGCGGATGCATCTACCACTAAACAAGCCAGGCAAATTCTAAAAAAATATCATATCTATAATAAACCGTTAGAAAAAATTATCTTATTAGAAACTCCTAAAAAGATAAATTCAAAAAAAGTAAAGAATATCCTAATCGGTTCAAATAAAATTGCTTTAAATTATTTAGTTAAACTAGCCAAACAGAAACAGATCACACCGGTTATTATAACCGATCGTTTATCTGGAGAAGCTAGAATTGTAGCTAAGAGATTGTGTCGTTATGCTAAAAAGATTCAAGCTATTAAACAGTTACCGGTTTTATTATTAGCCGGTGGTGAAACTACAGTGACGGTAAAAGGCAACGGTTATGGTGGGCGTAATCAAGAATTAGTATTGGCGGCTTTACCGCATTTGGCACCCGGTATCAGCCTATTATCATTGGCCACCGACGGGGTTGATGGTTTTACACCTAAACCGGTCGCTGCCGCCTTTGGGACGTTTATTGGTGGTAAAGACGCGATTAATCGCGTCTTTACCACCAATAAATTTTTGGATAATCACGATTCCTATACAATCTTAAACAAATTGCACCAATTATTGTTTACCGGACCAACTGGTACCAATGTGGGGGATATCGTGCTGTTGTTGGTTGAAAAACCCCCAGTCCTGTGA
- a CDS encoding pyridoxal phosphate-dependent aminotransferase, which yields MNFANRISRLGTEQAFHVLARAKDAERQGRDMIHMEIGDTDFPTPQPIVEAAIQALRDNKTKYLPSAGLMELREVLAEQMSASRNISAKPEEMVVTPGGKPMIFYTLLAMVNEGDEVIYPNPGFPTYESVINFIGAKPVALEMKGENGFNFDVEELRRVANKNTKLIIVNSPQNPTGGILTHESLQAIVDVAKQYDAMIFADEVYSELVFEGKFESILSIPGARERTIVLDAYTKTFSMSGWRCGYGLCPNKATADVIANLINNTVSCSANFVQWAGIAAWKDPSMPEAVAKMREELKKRRDVLYAGLENLDGVSCHLPQGAIYLFPDITGTGRSSQDVYNFMFDEANIAVLPGTSFGRFGEGYIRLSFANNAVPRIEQAIARLEKVWPKLIG from the coding sequence ATGAATTTTGCCAATCGAATTTCACGTTTAGGTACAGAACAGGCGTTTCACGTTTTAGCTCGCGCTAAAGACGCTGAGCGTCAAGGCAGGGATATGATCCACATGGAAATTGGTGATACCGATTTTCCCACACCCCAACCAATTGTTGAGGCAGCCATTCAGGCGTTGCGCGATAATAAAACGAAATATCTACCGTCAGCTGGTTTAATGGAGTTGCGGGAGGTGCTGGCCGAACAAATGTCAGCCTCGCGTAATATTTCCGCCAAACCGGAAGAGATGGTGGTTACACCTGGTGGTAAACCGATGATTTTTTATACCCTGTTAGCCATGGTAAATGAAGGCGACGAAGTAATTTATCCCAACCCAGGTTTTCCCACCTATGAGTCAGTGATCAATTTTATTGGAGCTAAACCAGTGGCGTTAGAAATGAAAGGGGAGAACGGTTTCAATTTTGATGTGGAAGAATTACGCAGAGTTGCCAATAAAAATACTAAATTGATTATTGTTAACTCACCGCAAAACCCCACTGGTGGCATTTTAACGCATGAATCACTCCAAGCCATTGTCGATGTAGCCAAACAATATGATGCCATGATTTTTGCCGATGAAGTTTATTCAGAATTAGTCTTTGAAGGTAAATTTGAAAGTATTCTCAGTATTCCCGGTGCCCGTGAGCGTACCATTGTGTTGGATGCTTACACTAAAACTTTTTCCATGAGTGGCTGGCGCTGCGGTTATGGTTTATGCCCAAATAAGGCCACCGCTGATGTGATTGCTAATTTGATAAACAATACCGTATCTTGTTCAGCCAACTTTGTGCAATGGGCCGGTATTGCTGCCTGGAAAGATCCTAGTATGCCAGAAGCGGTAGCCAAAATGCGCGAGGAATTAAAGAAACGCCGTGATGTGCTCTACGCTGGTTTAGAAAACCTTGATGGTGTGTCGTGCCATTTACCACAAGGCGCCATTTATTTATTCCCGGATATTACCGGTACCGGGCGTAGTAGCCAAGATGTGTATAACTTTATGTTTGATGAAGCCAATATTGCTGTGTTACCCGGCACATCCTTTGGCCGGTTTGGTGAGGGATACATTAGATTATCGTTTGCCAACAATGCCGTACCCAGAATTGAACAAGCCATTGCTCGCTTAGAAAAGGTCTGGCCAAAACTCATCGGCTAA
- a CDS encoding transketolase, giving the protein MHPLDKTAKLIRQDILKSLNAAGSGHSAGPLGMADVFTALFFKVANIRPTETDWPERDRILLSNGHICPVLYATMAHAGYFPVEELMTLRKLGSRLQGHPHRTDLPGLDSTSGPLGSGTSQAAGMALGFKMNKTPQHVWCLTSDGEQQEGNTWEGVMFAAAKKLDNLTVIMDRNYIQIDGNTEDVMPLDPLADKYRAFNWNVLEVDGHDIEAVISIMEQSKHLNQAPTLIIANVIPGKGVSFIENDYIWHGKAPSNDELTRALKELA; this is encoded by the coding sequence ATGCATCCCTTAGATAAAACCGCCAAACTCATTCGTCAAGACATTTTAAAATCTTTAAATGCCGCCGGTTCTGGCCATTCAGCTGGGCCGCTCGGCATGGCTGATGTTTTTACAGCTTTGTTTTTTAAAGTCGCTAATATTCGTCCAACTGAAACAGACTGGCCGGAGCGTGATCGTATCTTGTTATCCAACGGCCATATTTGCCCCGTACTATATGCCACCATGGCACACGCCGGATATTTTCCGGTGGAAGAATTGATGACGCTGCGTAAATTGGGTAGTAGATTACAAGGGCATCCCCATCGCACAGATTTACCGGGTTTGGATTCCACTAGTGGTCCATTAGGTTCAGGCACATCGCAAGCCGCCGGTATGGCGTTAGGTTTTAAAATGAATAAAACCCCGCAACATGTGTGGTGTTTAACCAGTGATGGCGAGCAACAAGAAGGCAACACCTGGGAGGGAGTGATGTTTGCCGCGGCCAAAAAACTTGATAATCTCACTGTCATCATGGATCGAAATTATATTCAGATTGATGGTAATACCGAAGATGTTATGCCGCTTGATCCATTGGCCGATAAGTATCGCGCGTTTAATTGGAATGTATTGGAAGTTGATGGCCACGATATTGAGGCGGTAATTTCCATCATGGAGCAAAGTAAACACCTAAATCAAGCCCCGACTTTAATAATTGCTAATGTCATACCAGGTAAAGGAGTTAGCTTTATTGAAAATGATTATATTTGGCATGGTAAAGCCCCATCCAATGATGAATTAACTCGCGCTCTAAAAGAATTAGCCTAA
- a CDS encoding inositol monophosphatase family protein yields MTQLDRFIKQIIFQAGKSVRKNYGVITTGTAKTSQHDIVTEADYASERILISAIRKKFPYHNILSEESGELRGKSQYTWIIDPIDGTSNFARQIPLFGIIVALVKNNTVTHGAIYDPIHDEYYYAKRKHGSYCNGRKIHVSQVTRLEDMVVTISNVRLRSSLEQFAHWRSLLALHTTYYKSFGSAAQTFMALASGKIDAYMIGGAYPWDIAAGGLLVQEAGGIITQLDGRTWDWRDNNQHILATNKSLHKQLVNIL; encoded by the coding sequence ATGACGCAGCTTGATCGTTTTATAAAACAAATAATATTTCAAGCCGGTAAAAGTGTTCGGAAAAATTATGGTGTCATCACAACCGGCACGGCCAAAACTTCACAACATGACATTGTCACTGAGGCGGATTATGCATCAGAAAGAATTTTGATTTCAGCGATTCGAAAAAAATTTCCCTATCATAATATTCTCAGTGAAGAGAGTGGTGAGTTACGGGGTAAAAGTCAGTACACTTGGATTATTGATCCAATTGATGGCACCAGTAATTTTGCACGCCAAATACCTTTGTTTGGTATTATTGTGGCTTTAGTAAAAAATAATACCGTGACACACGGCGCGATTTACGACCCAATTCACGATGAGTACTATTATGCTAAACGAAAACACGGAAGTTACTGTAATGGTCGAAAAATTCATGTCAGCCAAGTAACCAGATTAGAAGATATGGTAGTAACCATTAGTAATGTGCGCCTGCGGAGTTCGTTGGAACAATTTGCCCATTGGCGTTCGTTGCTCGCTTTACATACCACCTATTACAAATCATTTGGCTCGGCGGCACAAACTTTCATGGCTTTAGCGTCAGGTAAAATTGACGCTTATATGATCGGTGGAGCTTACCCATGGGATATAGCCGCCGGTGGGTTGTTGGTGCAAGAAGCTGGTGGTATTATTACTCAACTAGATGGACGCACCTGGGATTGGCGTGACAATAATCAACATATTTTAGCTACCAATAAATCATTACATAAACAACTAGTCAATATTTTATGA
- a CDS encoding D-glycerate dehydrogenase, with translation MKIFITRPIPGSALNIINTLGTVKLRNKDSVISRRELEAGVKDCDILVPILTDKIDDALLSQAPRLKLIANYGAGYNNIDIVAAKKHGVAVTNTPGVLTETTAELTVALMLAVSRRLVETDGIMRAGKYPGWGPMMYLGHGISGKTLGVIGMGRVGTRVAEIAHHGFGMHVLYYTKRKEREVELSLGAKKVSLNTLLKKSDVVSLHVPLLPNTQHLIGKKQLALMKSSAYLINTSRGPVVDEVALVQALKSKQIAGAGLDVYEKEPAMVPGLAKLSNAVLLPHIGSATIDTRTAMAMVVAKNIKAFVRGKKLPNQVA, from the coding sequence ATGAAAATATTTATCACCCGCCCGATTCCCGGTAGTGCTCTCAACATCATCAATACATTGGGGACAGTAAAATTAAGAAACAAAGATAGTGTGATTTCACGTCGTGAGCTTGAAGCCGGCGTGAAAGATTGTGATATTCTCGTACCTATCCTCACCGATAAAATTGATGATGCCTTATTATCTCAAGCACCCCGTTTAAAATTGATCGCCAATTATGGCGCTGGGTATAATAATATTGATATCGTGGCAGCTAAGAAACATGGTGTGGCTGTGACTAATACACCCGGTGTCCTCACAGAAACAACCGCCGAACTGACAGTGGCCTTAATGTTGGCAGTGTCTCGCCGCTTGGTAGAAACTGATGGCATTATGCGGGCAGGTAAGTATCCGGGTTGGGGACCAATGATGTATTTAGGACACGGCATTTCTGGTAAGACATTAGGTGTGATTGGCATGGGTCGAGTTGGTACCCGTGTGGCTGAAATTGCGCATCACGGTTTTGGTATGCATGTGTTGTATTACACCAAACGAAAAGAGCGGGAAGTAGAATTATCATTGGGGGCAAAAAAAGTTAGTTTAAATACACTCTTAAAAAAATCCGACGTGGTGTCTTTACATGTCCCGTTATTGCCCAATACGCAACATTTGATCGGTAAAAAACAGTTAGCCCTAATGAAATCATCAGCGTATTTAATAAACACGTCACGTGGTCCCGTAGTAGATGAAGTGGCTTTAGTACAAGCCTTAAAATCGAAACAGATCGCTGGTGCTGGTTTGGATGTTTATGAAAAAGAACCAGCTATGGTACCCGGTTTAGCCAAATTATCTAACGCTGTTTTATTACCGCATATCGGTTCGGCCACCATTGATACCCGCACTGCTATGGCCATGGTAGTAGCAAAAAATATTAAGGCGTTTGTCCGTGGAAAAAAATTACCCAATCAAGTTGCTTAA
- a CDS encoding RpiB/LacA/LacB family sugar-phosphate isomerase, giving the protein MIYLGADHGGFALKEHLKTVLKKNNLEYVDLGATVFDPEDDYPDYAFLVAKAVAQAPGERRGVLCCRSAAGVVIAANKVIGIRAVAPLSVEAAQHAREHNDANVIGLSGDWLNESQASAIMDKFLATPFSNEARHIRRLQKITQFEQQV; this is encoded by the coding sequence ATGATATATTTAGGTGCCGATCACGGCGGTTTTGCTCTTAAAGAACACCTCAAAACTGTTCTGAAAAAAAACAATTTAGAGTATGTTGATTTAGGTGCTACAGTGTTTGATCCGGAAGATGATTATCCGGATTATGCTTTTTTAGTAGCCAAAGCCGTCGCACAAGCACCGGGTGAGCGTAGAGGTGTGTTATGTTGTCGGTCAGCGGCTGGGGTAGTGATTGCGGCTAACAAAGTAATCGGTATCAGGGCAGTAGCACCACTTAGTGTTGAAGCAGCTCAACATGCGCGCGAGCATAACGATGCTAATGTGATCGGTTTATCCGGTGACTGGTTGAACGAATCACAAGCATCGGCTATTATGGATAAGTTCCTCGCCACACCATTTTCGAATGAGGCACGGCACATTAGACGTTTACAAAAAATTACTCAATTTGAACAACAAGTATGA
- a CDS encoding prolipoprotein diacylglyceryl transferase family protein: MLPNLHWATITLGPIVIQVWGLFVALGIIVAVLVVKQFAKQRQLNDTAVVDASFWIMVAAMLMGRVWFVFDEWSLFSGHVLDALKIWEGGMSISGGFFGALVAGVIYFKYKKLPFLPYAEVMVYALPLGIAIGRLGCFFIFDHPGTVTNFFLGEVYFVDGLVRHNHGLYLVIDGAVLFSLFTYLRYKTKALPPYFVTIFLLWEGLVRIILDNWRIADNHWYGFTAAQWWGVVMVLGGLTVFGTRQIIRKKYTHVL; this comes from the coding sequence ATGTTACCGAATTTACATTGGGCAACGATTACGCTTGGACCAATCGTGATTCAAGTGTGGGGTTTGTTTGTGGCACTTGGTATTATCGTAGCGGTATTGGTCGTTAAACAGTTTGCTAAACAGCGGCAATTAAATGACACCGCCGTAGTGGACGCCAGTTTTTGGATAATGGTGGCGGCCATGTTGATGGGTCGAGTGTGGTTTGTGTTTGATGAATGGTCTTTATTTAGCGGACATGTGTTAGATGCTTTAAAAATTTGGGAAGGAGGGATGTCAATCAGCGGTGGTTTCTTTGGGGCTTTAGTAGCCGGAGTGATTTATTTTAAATATAAAAAATTACCGTTTCTACCTTATGCGGAAGTAATGGTGTACGCTTTACCGTTAGGTATTGCCATCGGCCGGTTGGGTTGTTTCTTTATTTTTGACCATCCCGGAACGGTGACAAATTTCTTCTTAGGTGAGGTTTATTTTGTGGATGGCCTCGTGCGCCATAATCATGGGTTATATCTAGTGATAGATGGAGCAGTGTTATTTAGTTTATTTACTTATCTACGGTACAAAACCAAAGCCTTACCACCATATTTTGTGACGATATTTTTACTGTGGGAAGGTTTGGTGCGAATTATTTTAGACAATTGGCGCATCGCCGATAACCACTGGTACGGCTTTACCGCCGCCCAATGGTGGGGAGTTGTGATGGTATTAGGTGGTTTAACTGTGTTTGGCACGAGGCAGATTATAAGGAAGAAATACACACACGTCCTGTAG
- a CDS encoding transketolase C-terminal domain-containing protein, whose amino-acid sequence MPIVSSAHLVENIFDPKAIKYTGTRDGYGSALVELGKQDDRVVVLCADLSESTRSHLFQQAYPERYVQIGVAEQNLITVGAGLAAVGKVPYMASYAAFSPGRCWEQIRTTFGYNNLHGIVAGAHAGVSVGPDGATHQAVEDIATMRTIARATVLVPSDSIRAHQATMATITEPHLWYIRFGRDKYPIFTTNQTPFTVGKAEVFYTGDDVTVIACGPLVYEALLAAKELEAQGIGVEVIDATTVKPLDVETIVKSVRKTRAVVTAEEASVIGGLGGAVAETLAKHYPAPIEFIGMQDRYGESGTADELMTICHMKQADIVAAIHTVLKRK is encoded by the coding sequence ATGCCAATTGTATCTTCAGCTCATTTAGTAGAAAACATTTTTGATCCTAAAGCTATTAAATATACCGGGACGCGGGATGGTTACGGTTCGGCGTTAGTAGAGTTAGGTAAACAAGATGATCGGGTAGTGGTATTGTGTGCTGATTTAAGTGAATCCACTCGCTCACATTTATTTCAACAAGCTTACCCAGAGCGTTATGTGCAAATCGGTGTGGCTGAACAGAATTTGATAACAGTGGGCGCGGGTTTAGCGGCTGTTGGTAAAGTGCCGTACATGGCGTCTTATGCCGCGTTTTCACCGGGCCGCTGTTGGGAACAAATTCGTACCACCTTTGGTTATAATAATTTACATGGCATTGTAGCTGGAGCACATGCTGGTGTGTCTGTTGGGCCAGATGGGGCTACTCATCAAGCGGTTGAGGATATTGCCACGATGCGTACCATTGCGCGCGCCACTGTGTTAGTACCCAGCGATAGTATTAGAGCTCATCAAGCGACCATGGCTACTATTACTGAACCGCATTTATGGTATATCCGTTTCGGACGTGATAAATACCCAATTTTTACTACTAATCAAACCCCTTTTACGGTGGGTAAAGCCGAAGTGTTTTATACCGGTGATGATGTGACCGTGATAGCCTGTGGACCGTTAGTATATGAAGCGTTGTTAGCAGCTAAAGAATTAGAAGCTCAAGGGATTGGCGTAGAAGTGATCGATGCTACTACAGTGAAACCACTGGATGTTGAAACAATTGTAAAATCTGTTAGAAAAACTCGGGCTGTTGTCACCGCCGAAGAGGCTAGTGTGATTGGTGGGCTAGGCGGCGCTGTGGCGGAAACATTAGCCAAACATTATCCCGCGCCGATTGAGTTTATTGGTATGCAAGATCGTTACGGTGAATCCGGTACGGCCGACGAATTAATGACCATCTGTCACATGAAACAAGCCGATATCGTGGCCGCTATTCACACTGTGCTGAAACGTAAATGA